The Hymenobacter swuensis DY53 genome includes the window GGATGGCCGCTTGGTGCTGCTGCACGTCAAACGCGCCTCGCTATTCGACCCCAACGACCTGGTGGGCGAGGGCTACCACCAGCAGGAGCTGGCACGCCAGACCGATACGGCCGCCATTCTCTACCAGCAGGCCGAAGAGCTGCACACGGAGGCCACCGTGGAAGTCGCCACCGACCTGCTGCCAGAAGTAGCCCAAGACCTGGCCCGCCGCTACCAACCGGCGTTGTTCGTGCTCAGCCAGCCCGATGAAACCCAGCCCGCCACCGCCAACTTGGTGAGCTCGTGCGCCGAAATCCTGCGGGCCGGCAACTACCCGCTGCTGGTGGTGCCTCCCGCTGCCGCCACCCACCATGCCCCGCGCCGCCTGCTGATTGCCGCCGACCGGGAGCCATTTGCGCTGGCCCCCGAAGCCCAAGCCCTGCGCACGCTGCTGGCTCTGCCCAACGCGGAATTATTTGTGGCGCACGTATCGAGCGGCGTAGAAGACGATGAAGGCTGCGCCTTGGCCTTGCGGGCCGTGCAGGCCAGTGGCCTCGTGGACGGACTGCCCACACCCGAGCTGCGCGGCTTCGAGCACAACGACTACGCCGCCGGCGTGCTGGCAGCGGTGCAGGATATCCAGGCCGACCTGGTTGTGGTACTGGCCCGCCAGCGCAGCTACGTAGGCGGGCTGTTCCACCGCAGCATCACGGCCCGGCTACTGGAGCGCTGCCCCGTGCCGGTGCTGGTGCTGCCAGTGGCCGCTGAGGTGAGTACCGGGCCAAGCAGCGTCCTTACCTCGGCGGCCCTGAATGCGCAGGCACTACTCAACGGCCTGTCGCCGGCCAATTGAACACCTGACAGTGCTGGAAACCAGCGTTTCCGGCAGTAGAAACTACCAAAACAGCATCGGAGAAATTCCTGGTAATCCGGGTCACCCTGACCCACCAGCAGGCCACTTGCAGCCACCTGAACAGCCCCCGTTTCTGGCTTCCTGTACGTGGTCCTGACCTGCAATTTCGTCCCTGTGGACTATCGGCCCGACGCTCTTTTATTGAGTTGCAACCCGCTGGCCTACGTTGCCCCTGCGAGACTCCCTCAGGTCAGGCAATCAAGTAGCGTATTCGTGTGGGAGCCTGTCGTTCCATTTTTTTGGTCCTTGTCATGAGCCTATACCACCTCGTTTACCAGAGCCAGGCCTTGGTGCCGTTCACCGTCCCGGAGCTGACAGAGCTGCTGAAGCAGGCCCGCGCCCACAACCAGCAGCTACACGTCACCGGGCTGCTGCTACACTCTTCCGACGGCCGCTTCTTGCAGGTACTCGAAGGCGAGGAGGCTGACGTCCGGCAGCTTTACTACCAGCGCATCCAGCCCGATCCGCGCCATTACCACTGTCTGGTCCTCGGAGAAGGCCGCTGTACGAGGCGCAGCTTTGCTAAGTGGGATATGGGCTTTTATGTCGCGCAGGCCGATGATATAACTACCCTGCTGCAAAGCAGTGCCGTGCTTCCTCCGGACAATACCGGCCGCCAGCCTACCATCTCCCCCGAGCTGATAACGCTGCTCCTGGATTTTGTGGGTAGTAAAGCACTGCAATAACTGACTGGCCACGACCTGCCTGGCTCCACTACCGGCCCGGCTTCCAATGGTGGCCCGCTCACTTTCCCGTTCCAGCGGCAGCCACAGCGCGTTAGCAGGCCAAAGCTGTTGCTGACTGCATCTGGACTGATAAAGCCTGGCCTTGGCTGTAGTCCAAAAACGAATCTGAACCCGTATTCCTCCCTGAAAACTGTGCGTCTGCCCCTTGAAAGAGCCGCCGGGCCCGCTCCTCCCCGTTTTCTGAGAGGCCCCTGGTAAGCCCCGAGCCTTCTCACGCCTTTTAGCAGCAGTAAAACGCCAACAAGAAAAGCCTCTCCATCGTGAAGAGGCTTTTCTTGTTGTATGAAATTGACTGCCAGAACCTAGCGACGGATAAAGCCTTTGGCTTCCCAGGCCGCCACGTTCTGCGTGCGCACGAAGCGCGTTTCCATGTGTCCCCAGGCATCGTGTCGGTACATGACCGTTTTGCCGGCTTCCCGCTGCTGCATAGCCTGGAGTTGCTCGGCATGGGATAGTGCAGGCCCGGCCTCTTCGCTGGCTTTGCGGGGGCGTTTCGTTGATTTACTTGCGGTTGACATATCCCGGGTAACGAGCCGCTGCGCCAAAAGGGTTCAACGGAGCGTCAGTCATGCCTGAGGCGGTTGCCGCTCGCCCTATTGCACCGTGGGTTTCGGCGCATTCATCTGCTCATGCAGTCCACTCATCATGTCGAGGTACTGCTGCAGCGGCTCCATGCCAATGGCGGCGCGGCGCTTGTCTACATTCTTTGGGTCGCGCAACGACCTGGGAACCGCTTTCCCCAAGCCCGGCCCTTTGTACTCCACCTGGGTGCCGTATTCCTCCGGCTTGCCCGCGTTGATGGCGACGCGGTCCGTCAGGTACGCGTAGTTGACGGGGCTGGCATTCTTGCGTTTTACTTCGGACAACATTAGCTCCAACACCTGGCGTTGGAAGGCCGGGTACGCATCGGCATGCTGTACGAGCAGCCAGAAATTGTTCGCGCTTTTCTCCCCTACCTGCTGGAACCCTGGGTATCCTACCTGGCGCACAATCTTTTCCAGCAGGGGTTGGTGGCGGGCGAAATTCTCTTTCTCGACTTGCACCAAGTCCCGATCAGCACTATCGGGCAACTGCTTGAACAGCTGCTGCATGGGCCACTGATCAACGTAGGCCAAGCTATCCAGGGTCTTGCTCAGCTTTGGATATAGCACCGGCTTGGTTTGCGCGGTAGCAAGGCAGGTGCTCAGGCACCAGAAAGCATAGGTAGCAGCAACTAGTTTCATCGTTACCAAGCTAGTAAAATAACGACTGGGTCCCGTAGGGGTAGCCCGTCAGCCATCTGGGCCCTTGGCTGTTCCACCAGCTGAGGGCCGCCTTTTTAGGGCCAGCCATCAGCATGTCACAATTGCGGGAGGATTTGCCTTGAACCCGGGTCGGAAGAAGAAGTACTTGGGGTATCCTTTCACCCTCCACTTTTTCCACTCCATGTACAACTCCTTTCGCTTAC containing:
- a CDS encoding BLUF domain-containing protein, which codes for MSLYHLVYQSQALVPFTVPELTELLKQARAHNQQLHVTGLLLHSSDGRFLQVLEGEEADVRQLYYQRIQPDPRHYHCLVLGEGRCTRRSFAKWDMGFYVAQADDITTLLQSSAVLPPDNTGRQPTISPELITLLLDFVGSKALQ
- a CDS encoding DUF6624 domain-containing protein, producing MKLVAATYAFWCLSTCLATAQTKPVLYPKLSKTLDSLAYVDQWPMQQLFKQLPDSADRDLVQVEKENFARHQPLLEKIVRQVGYPGFQQVGEKSANNFWLLVQHADAYPAFQRQVLELMLSEVKRKNASPVNYAYLTDRVAINAGKPEEYGTQVEYKGPGLGKAVPRSLRDPKNVDKRRAAIGMEPLQQYLDMMSGLHEQMNAPKPTVQ
- a CDS encoding universal stress protein, whose translation is MLLHVKRASLFDPNDLVGEGYHQQELARQTDTAAILYQQAEELHTEATVEVATDLLPEVAQDLARRYQPALFVLSQPDETQPATANLVSSCAEILRAGNYPLLVVPPAAATHHAPRRLLIAADREPFALAPEAQALRTLLALPNAELFVAHVSSGVEDDEGCALALRAVQASGLVDGLPTPELRGFEHNDYAAGVLAAVQDIQADLVVVLARQRSYVGGLFHRSITARLLERCPVPVLVLPVAAEVSTGPSSVLTSAALNAQALLNGLSPAN